caacacaaaaagatgaatttcattaagaaaattaattttcaaccaaacagttgcattaacaatCAAATATCTGaactttgcaataaaaaagatgagttttctaaaaaatacttaaagATTTGAACGAATGGtacaattttaaagccaaaaatacgattttttgcgaagatagttgaatttataataaaaaagttacttttcgaccaagaaatatgaatttctaactgaGAAGGgcgacttttctaccataaaatatttaacaaaataattcaatattccaaaaataatcagatttttaacaaaatagttgaatttctaaccaaataattgaatgtgcTCGAATGTTCAAACACAagagattaaaattcaatcaaatgtttaaagctttataaaaaaaagaaaaaaatattagaaaacagttgaatgttcatcgcaaaactttattttcgacaaagaaagatcacttttctacgattaaagatgaattttcaacaaaagagtgcagttttcaagctaaaatgtcgaatcttttagaaaacagaggacttttaaatcggaaaaaattaactaaaaaaagaaagataatttatcaatcaaggaagatgaatttttcacaagatagttgaatttttgagtagaaaactgaatttttaactttttagatataaaaattaatttaaaatagcttTGAACGatgaataaaaggaatttttaacaaaatgtttacattttcatccaaaaaggtacATTTCCGACCACGCAAATGAATTTCCGACCGATCCAATAtaaaggataaagttttaaccaggcatataacacataaattttcagtttaagaaaaaataattttaaaaaataataattttaaagaaagttgttcaattttcaaccaaaacgatgaattttcgaccaagaagaataatgttataccaaaaaagacgaattttgaaaaaaatacagggctttttatcaaaattatttaattttaaagccaaaaagacgaattaggcACAAAAAACGTGTAATTCCGCCCAAAAATAAAGacttgaataaaatagttaaatctttaaaaaacaattcgttttttaacaaaatagttgaatttttagcatacatagctgagttttcaagcaaatggtcgaatttgcaatcaaaccggattaaaattcaatcaaatatttgatttttcaagacaaaaagacgaatttcttataaggcaattaaattttcatcaaagaaattcattttcaacaacaaaactatCACTTTTCTAACATGCatggaatttttaacggaaaagtacattttttagctaaaaggtcgattttttttcgaaaactgaactttttcatcggaaaatatgaatttttaacaaaaaatataattttctacaaacaaaaataatagtctggtaaaaagacgactttttaatcaaatataagaattttttaaaaaattgttgaattttccaccaaaaagttaaatttttaacaaacaagattaattttttaaccaaaaagacgacttttcaagaaagaaaaatgaattttgaaggaaattgttgaattttttaccaaatggttgaacttcCAACTTATCCAACATACagcataaagtttcaaccaaacatagaaaagttaaatttttagataaacaaaaattgaacaaaaaaaatcaattttcgacaaagttcttaaatttgctaccaaaaagatgaattttcgatcgaaaagTTTTATGATCTACGAACAAAGACGAATTTCGacacaaaatacatgcattttcaacaaaatacaatttttcaaccaataagtttaattttcaacgaaatagtttagttttccaccaaatcgttgaattttcctcaaaaaagtagaataatgcaaatttttttttacataatttcaaattcaagatcAATTCTCACCAAAGAatgtaaagtttaaatatttctaccaaatagttgcatttttaacaaaaaatgatacattttgaaccaaaatgattcaatttcttCCAAGAAAGATGATTCTCTCCGTGTAgtcagtttacaaaatttatgttctcaaccaaacatgaaaagaattttcatcaaaatagttcaatttagaaCCAAAGGAATGaactttgaagtaaaaatataatttgtgaaCAAATTAGTGAatcgtttgataaaaaaaatacttattaacaatatagttttatttattttattcattttatttattttatttattttatttattttatttattttatttattttatttattttatttattttatttattttatttatttNNNNNNNNNNNNNNNNNNNNNNNNNNNNNNNNNNNNNNNNNNNNNNNNNNNNNNNNNNNNNNNNNNNNNNNNNNNNNNNNNNNNNNNNNNNNNNNNNNNNtattctatttattttatttatttattttatttttatttatttatttcacttttagGACTGCAccactgataattatttaaaatcagattttgtcATTAAGTTAGAATTAgcattttaaaatccatttttcaggaCACCTTTCCACGCTGATGTTTTTTCTTCCTACAGTTGGTCAGCGAACATTCATGGAAGAAAACGCTGGCTAATTTTTCCACCCGGTGAAGAAAATCATCTGCGTGATTCATTCGGGAAATTAAATTACGACGTTTTAGAAGACGAAAGAATTAAGAATGACAATAAGTCAGTTAAGTTTTATGACATCATTCAAGAAACTGGTGAAATTATATTCGTCCCTTCAGGCTGGCATCATCAAGTTTGGAATTTGGTACTTATTAAGATTTATTaccgattatttatttaaatatttattgaggCAAAGAGTTGCTAATTTCAAGGATCTCAGTGGATCAATTTTAGGAAAATGGGGaattaaaaaggaacttttttaattcaaatttttttctttgttgaaaagtcaactagtttgttgaaaaatcttctttttattgataaaaatacatCAGAAAAGTAATCATGAAGATTAAAGATTAAAACCtagctaaaaaatgtaattgaaaagttttcatttttgatttataaaaactggatttttattattataatatcttGATTCCTTATTATTTTCATAAGTTTTTCCCCTTTAATGTGAAATGAATGGATAAAATCCAATAATAAAAACGaactatttttggtgaaaattagcaCATTTGAGCACTTTTCCTGGTTTGCAGTCATCAATagaaaatttcgttcatttgaacattcAGAACTTCAGCAAcatcttttttgattcaaaattaaataattttattacaaatttatccttttttgtggaaaacttatattttcgagttgaaaatccAGCTGTTCATCCTTTTGTTTGTTCAGAATTGtttctttcatggttgaaaattctataaagtggttacaaattgaattattttgcttgaaaatcaataatttgcttagaagttcatctttttttaatcaaattcaaatggtttttttttgtaggaaattcgttattttcgcttggaaattaatattttttgtcgaaaatttataattttagctgaaaatttatctctttggttaaaaaggaaccttttatgctaaaaagtcgtatttttggcttgaaaatgtaacagatTTAACTTTGtactttcttgactgaaaaatctttttttaaatctaaaatcgactatttcgttgcaaatgataaaaaatggacttttatcagtagatagattttaattttttattcacataagtTTTTGCACTTAAAagtgaaatgaataaataaaatccaataataaaaactaaccattttgtttgaaaacttttctttcatttatatttttgtgttgaaaatttaaccgcttTGTAGAAGatgaacaaattattaaaaaattttctctttcttaactgaaaaatctgtttttattgaaaattcaatagtttaattaaagatgtatccttttttgttgataattacactattttcgtagaaaattcaactacttggttaaaaaataactttttggttgaagatttgtattttcaagttaaaaatccaactatttcatagaaattgtttctttttggcttcaaaattcaaaaattgggttgcttttttttgtttcttgccGGACAgatcttttttgattcaaaaatcatctattttgttgaaaaatcttcttttggtctcgaaaattcagtaatttggtTCTTTCatatttgaaacatcttttttgattgaaacatcaactattccattaaaaaatcaactgctttgttgaaagtgactttttaaatgaattaaactattttttatttaaaataaaaatgttctttttttgaaatacgaactgctacatttttcaatgagaatttaaaatttatggttggaaattttataacttagttacaaatttaattatttggttgaaaatgtaccttttatgCTAAacaatcgtttttggttgaaaaatttactattttcatgagaaaattcaactatttggttgaaaattaacttttcttttatttatgtttttgggttgaaaattgaactgtttaataggagatgaaaaaattgtttcaaatttttttctttcttaactgaaaaatcttttttgattaaaatttcaatagtttaattaaaaatgtatccttttttgatgaaaattacactattttcgtagaaaattcaactacttggttaaaaaataacttttttgttgaagatttgtattttcaagttaaaaatgtgtctttcttgCCTGAAACAACCTTTTTGCCtgaaagatctttttttattaaaaaatcatctattttgtttaaagtacttttttaaaatgaattaaactatttttaatttaaaattaaaatcttctttttttgaaatatgaacttttacattttttaacgagaatttatctttcatggttggaaattttataaattggttacaaatttaattattttgtttgaaaatcaataattttcttagAAGTTCATCCGTTTTCgatcaaattcaaatgtttttttttttttttaggaaattcgttattttcgcttggatattattatttttcgttgaaaatttattattttttcgctgaaaattcatctctttggttgaaaatgtacctattattgctgaaaagtcgtaattttggcttaaaaacgtaacaattagatttaaatttagttcttttttcactgaaaaatctttttttaatgaaaaatctactattttgtttgcaaattcatcttttttggataaattcaactgttttttatataaaaatgaactcttttttggttcaaatataaaAACGATCagatttttcgttaagaatctatcattttttgttagaaaattcaattactatgttcaaatttgaaatactatgttaaatatttttgttttgttgaaacttatcattatcgttaaaaattccacaattttgttaacattttttttattacaaaaacatcttttttttattaaaattttatataatttggttaaaagtgtatcctcgtttgttgaaaattccactgatttcgtagaaaaatcaactatttgcttgatgattcacttttttgttaaaaatatatatatttttggtttgaaagtccagtttttttttagaaaatgcgtCGTTTTggcttataaattcaacaatttgtttgaaatttttcgttttttcttggctgaaaaatcttttttgatttaaatatcaaccattacattttcctttgagaaatcatctttcatgttgaaaaaaaaattatttgtcaaaaatttaattaatttgcttaaaaatcaacaagtttgttaaaaattcatccttttttgttcaaactcaaatgttttttttaggaACTTCGTTATTTTCGCttggaaattattattcttggttgaaaatttataatttcaaccgttttgattaaaaatgttcattgttttttatgtttgtttaaaattcaataattttgttaaaaattcatccttttctggttgaaaattccactgttttcatagaaaattcaccaatttggttcaaattaagtctttgtttgaaaatttacatttttaagttaaaaattcaagtgttttgtagaaaattcagcttttcggcttctaaattccacaatttatttggcattttattttttttttgactgaaaaaggttttatggttaaaaaatcaactattttgttaaaaattcatctttttagcttcataattcaacagtttggttttctcttgactgaaaaattaacttttgtttaatttatctatttttgataaattcaattaaaatttagttgaaatcaaaatctttaattgaattaacaagtaattaacaatgtaactattttattgaaatcccaacaatttggttagaaattcattatttgaatttaatataagtacctgcattaattttctttgaaagaatgTATTCCTTTATTTTGGTGACAAATTTCCTTATTAGAGATTGTTTCGCTGTCGACGATGTTcttcaaatctacaaaattagtaaataaatagttcaggaaatatttgaaacgaGTATCATAAAAAAAATCTCTACGAAAGCTTCTTGTTTTCtgatattatgaaattaaaaagttatttggaatcttataaaaaaaggggcaaaaattaaaaattgagtaactaTGCTAAATTTTAAGTGTTATGTCTGTAATGTCccaaatggaaaatatttaacttatcagtttttttttaatttgaagatttttttgagatttttgttaATATCGTggaattttaaggtttaaaaaagaaaccttaaaaaatataaacattttcttaattttttaggaaGATACGATTTCCATAAATCATAACTGGGTTAATGGTTGCAATATCAATAACATGTGGCTAgcattaaaaaacgaattattatcTGTAATGAGAGAAATAGAAGACTGCAAAGAAATGGAAGACTGGTCCTCACACTGTCAACTGATGCTGAAAGCATCCCATGGAATGAACTACGCTCAATTTTATGACTTCCTCTCCTTTATTGCTGAAAAGCGAATAAACTCTCTGGTCTATAAAACACCGAATCTATCCTTTGATACCTGGATTTTCGGAAAAAATCACAATCTTTTCGATTTacgacaaataaaaattattcttgaaaactTTGTTGAAGATGCGAAAGATAAATCTATATACAATCTTATCTGCAAGAACGATGAAGTCGAGATGctcttaaataaaattgaattagtaTTTCAAAGTTGTAAATAAATTCctaaatgtttatttctaaaagaaaaaatttaaattgtaaatgattctttaataaaaaaagacaacattattctgtttttacatttttgaccaattttttttttttaatatcaaaatgatTCTATTCACAGCTCCTTGAccttttcttaagatttcaagcaaaaatataattaatttgtttgaatactaatttaaaagtttttttttcaaatttcaaaagaaaatttttcaaattcgcacgattacaaaatttaagacatttttttaataagtttaacagaaagaagttttgaaagaattcaaaatatttaaaaacattctaaactattttcgaaaattatcaaaaaggaatctgaaagatttttaggaaattcgttcaaatcagaaaaaaaatttcaaaattttttgaataattggaatcatttgaaaagattctcagaactttttttaaaaatttcaaaaaacttgaagtaagatatagatttttcaaggattcgaaaaaatatctgaaaattttgtaaagatttagaaagatctccaaataagacaaaaaaaaatttaaagatttctgggAATATCTAAGCTGAttctatagttgaaaaattaaattttgagagaatatttttaaaaatgtgtaacattgcaaacaaaatttCCGACATTAAACACGGaatattctaaaacaattttaggaataatttaagtcaattagaaaaacatttaagaatttttggagttttgaagagattaaaattatttttacactttAGAACACTTCCGAACATTCATAacattttctagatactttttcgacatctgaaaacttcaaaaatctttttcaattttctcaaacaacctacgaaaattatatttatctatgaaaaaaaaaacaatgcaaatgaaatatttattcgaaatttttgttttgtaataaaaattatttttctttttaattataattttcctaaaagttctttttattttatttttggatgaatttaatttctgattttaaaaatattctttagtataattatcaaatattcaaaaatttaacgacTTCGTTAAAAAGGCagttttttgtttgaggattcattgtatttttttttgttgcaaattttatatACTTAAcaaggttttaaaaattctcgAAAGATTTCCGAAGTtgtcaaaaaagaaagattttccaacattttaggaataattcaagtcagtttaaaatatatatttaggaatttaagaagtttttaagagattaaaaatattttaaaactttaaaagacttCCGAGAATTGATCAAATATGTTTATATTCcttccaactaaaaaattatatttttttgacatctgAAATCTTCAtaaagctttttgaatttttgtcaagaatcttaagaaaattatgtttACAGAACCTTCAAAAGAAATACACTTAAAAAGGAAATCGTTTGtcaaaattgtttgtattataaacaatttttcccttaaaaatgtaatttgggtgatttatttttctttctcaacTAAACAAATCTTTCCTGGTTCtacctattatatttttagttgaaactaaaattacggcattaaaaatttaacagttgaaaaaaattattcttttaaaaattaatcatttttttcgttgcagattcaccattttagttaaaaattcatacttttgcttggataagtattttttttgattaattttattgaaaatttttcattgaaaatttatcttctttggttgaaaaattaaattctctattgaaattttgacttgatatatctgaaatcttccaaaacctttttaaactttcacaaaatcttcgaaaaattctatttatgtaagcttgaaaacaaataaaaataaaatatagttattagaaaatttcactttgtaataagaattattttctccCTAAAACCGAAAAACTACACGGTTGATGCTGCTAGTtacttagattttaaataaaaaagagagaggataacaaaaactataaattttgtttctataaataagttcctttttattttttctctagtcataacatttttatgataatttatttcgTATTAAAATCTTCGATCACTGACAATATTAGcaaatcattattataaattgtacaatCATTACACTACATTACAGTATAGATTCCGGAGAAATTAA
This DNA window, taken from Belonocnema kinseyi isolate 2016_QV_RU_SX_M_011 chromosome 9, B_treatae_v1, whole genome shotgun sequence, encodes the following:
- the LOC117179933 gene encoding 2-oxoglutarate and iron-dependent oxygenase JMJD4 isoform X2, whose amino-acid sequence is MSNIEIVDSNISTNSEKSCVFDSSINIDEISYNDFFSNYLIANKPCIIQSNATKNWPCKKDWIQNGAPNFTLLKQLFGDCTVPVADCNKRFYNSQDKDEMTINDYLNYWMDFRAQNYPTDSPLLYLKDWHCKKEHPKMSIYQVPKYFASDWLNEYYSGRTNLNDDYMFVYIGPKGSCWSANIHGRKRWLIFPPGEENHLRDSFGKLNYDVLEDERIKNDNKSVKFYDIIQETGEIIFVPSGWHHQVWNLEDTISINHNWVNGCNINNMWLALKNELLSVMREIEDCKEMEDWSSHCQLMLKASHGMNYAQFYDFLSFIAEKRINSLVYKTPNLSFDTWIFGKNHNLFDLRQIKIILENFVEDAKDKSIYNLICKNDEVEMLLNKIELVFQSCK
- the LOC117179933 gene encoding 2-oxoglutarate and iron-dependent oxygenase JMJD4 isoform X1, translating into MSNIEIVDSNISTNSEKSCVFDSSINIDEISYNDFFSNYLIANKPCIIQSNATKNWPCKKDWIQNGAPNFTLLKQLFGDCTVPVADCNKRFYNSQDKDEMTINDYLNYWMDFRAQNYPTDSPLLYLKDWHCKKEHPKMSIYQVPKYFASDWLNEYYSGRTNLNDDYMFVYIGPKGSWTPFHADVFSSYSWSANIHGRKRWLIFPPGEENHLRDSFGKLNYDVLEDERIKNDNKSVKFYDIIQETGEIIFVPSGWHHQVWNLEDTISINHNWVNGCNINNMWLALKNELLSVMREIEDCKEMEDWSSHCQLMLKASHGMNYAQFYDFLSFIAEKRINSLVYKTPNLSFDTWIFGKNHNLFDLRQIKIILENFVEDAKDKSIYNLICKNDEVEMLLNKIELVFQSCK